CGACCGCGTGGTCTACATCCAGAAGCCCGGGCAGGAAGGGTACGTGCCTCTGATCGAGCCGTACGGCAGCCACAAGTACCCCGGCTCGGTTCCCTACGAGCTGGACAACTTCGGGCCGCTGGCGATCCCGGAGGGGCAGTACTTCGTCATGGGGGACAATCGCGACGACAGCCGCGACAGCCGCGAATGGGGGCTGGTGCCCCGCGATCACATCGTCGGGCGCGGCATCCTGATCTACTGGTCCTTCGAGGGCAGGCGGCCCGACGGCGCGCAGGCGGCGGGCCGGCGGCCCGATTCCGGGGTCCATCGCCTGCTCACGAGCGCCGGCGCCTTCTTCACGGACACCCGCTGGGAGCGGACCTTCCGCTTCATCCGCTGAGCCCCCGTCCGATCACAATCCTGTCATCGGGCCGCTTGACGCATCGCCGGGCGGTTCCTATATTCGCCTGGACCGCGCATTGCGGCATGGAAGGGGGGCCTGCA
This window of the Candidatus Polarisedimenticolia bacterium genome carries:
- the lepB gene encoding signal peptidase I, whose protein sequence is MAISLKPRRFVFEYTQAGLVAIIFALFVRTFLFQPFTIPSPSMEDTLLVGDYVLVNKFALTPLASAIERAFLPIAPVRRGDVIVFRYPHDERQDYVKRAIALPGETIKIVDRVVYIQKPGQEGYVPLIEPYGSHKYPGSVPYELDNFGPLAIPEGQYFVMGDNRDDSRDSREWGLVPRDHIVGRGILIYWSFEGRRPDGAQAAGRRPDSGVHRLLTSAGAFFTDTRWERTFRFIR